ATAACAGTTCATGGCTACCTGTTACCATGGCACAATCATTGCTCCTTCCCATCACCATGAATCTGGCACACAGAAGAATGGCACCACTTGCTGTCACCAGACGTCATGGACAGACCGGGAAGGCACCTCACGCTCTTTCCTGTCTTTCCACCAGCAGACATCTTGGGTGTTGGGCCACAACACCTGTCACCTTTTAACATTTGACATCTTTGCCAGACCAtcttccctcttctctcttccgTCCGCATTCCTGTCCCTCTTCGGCTCCTTTTGTCCACCATCCCTCAGCACGCTGCCATTTCCGCTCGTTTGGAGACATTCATTCCTTTGCAACATCCTGCACCCACGACACCATGCGTGTCCACGCCTCTGTTGGGGCTCTGGCCAGTCTAGCCTGGCTATCCTCTGCGGCCGCCGTACCACGGGCGTGAGTGCTTTCACCATGGACTTTCTTGATGCATGGCTGACTCTTGTTGCTCTGCAGGGAGGATTGGGCCCTCATCGACACAACATGCACCACTACGACGTCTGGCCAGGCCACTGTTATCGTTCTTCCCGGCGAGTCCGCTGCGTCTTACACGCTTCCGTCAGTTTTCACATTCACTCTTCCCgccgatggtggtgccggctCTGGTTCATTGGTTTCTTCTGGCTTGGTAAACGGTCCCTCTTTCGCCTCTTCCACCTGCGAGTCCTCGGAAACTCCTCTTGTTCCTGCCATTCCCACTCCTTCGGCGCCAGTCATTAGCACCGTTACAGTCCCCGTCTTGACGGTGACGCTTCCAAGCCCCCCACTTTCTTCCACTGGTCCAGATGCAACACCAGTCGCTACAGCGACTGTACCCGGGGAGGCTGCTTCCAATTCTGTGGGCGTTGTGACGGTCACTATCCCAGAGGGCCCCAGTGCTACAGCTACCGTGGTTTTGACCGTTACCGTTCCCCAAGGTTCCGGGAGCCCTGGAGCCTggtccaccatcatcactgcTCCTGGCGTTTCCGGTGCCTCGGCCGGCCCTCTTGTCACTGTCACCATTTTCACCTCGCCTGCCTCGGCGGCGCCCGGTTCCCCGACAACTTCCATCGACTGGTGGGGCTCTGACTCGACGGCCTTTGTCACGATTCCACTCGACACTGGCTACGGATCTGACATTTCGCTGGCGCCATACACCCTCACGTACACGCTGCCCGTGGCCCCGGGTTTGACCGATTTGTCGATTGCCACGGTGACTGTGACCCCGGCGGACCTTTCGATACCTACAGGCGTTGGACCCTTTGCGACAGAGACCCTATCGTCGGGCGTGTCTTCTTGGTCGTATGTTCCTGCGCCGCCAGGCACTTCCGTCGTCAGCTTCACCGTCTCGGCCAGCGGCACTATTCCTGGTTATACTGGCGTCATCACCGTCACACCAGGCATGTCTTGGGGCCTTCCTACGCCAGTCTCCGTATCTGGGGACCAGTCAGGGACCGCTACGCCTACCGCACCTGCCCTTGTCACTGTAACTGTCACGTCTCCTTCGCAACTCCCCACGCCTTCGTCTGCGCCTTCTGTTGTGACCGTGACACCTTCCTTGGGCCTTCCTGCGCCTTCGATTGTTACTGTTGCGCCTTCCGTTATTACAACGACGCCTTCCGTTATTACCGCGACGCCTTCCTCGGGTCTTCCAACGCCTTCCATTGTAGCCGTGACGTACACCGTCCCCGCGTCACTGGGTTCGCCGGCATCCGAGTATACGGTCACGTATACGGTATCCCCGGAGGGCTACAATGGGGGTGGCCCATCCACCGTTTCAGTGCCAGCGCCATGGACCTTTACCATCGTGCCTACCGGGGACTCCGGCACGCCTATCGTTGTCACCTGGCCGAGCGAGCAACCTGGTCCCGTGACTGTCACGGTCACGCCTCCCACTTCTCAAGTTGTTACAACTGTTGCGCCTTCCGCTTCTCAGACTATCGTGACAGTGACACCTGGCGTCGAGCCAGCCTCGCCGGGCCTTGTCGTCACCACCATTACACCCTTGTCTGGAACTCCTGTGGTCATCACACTTCCCGACACCGGCACGCCTTTGGCTCCCGCAACATCCGCCTGGACCACTCAAGCCTTTATCACGGAAACGATTGTCAGCAATAGCGTGGTCACCGTCACGCCTCCTTCAGGCCCACCCGTCGTGGTCACCATCCCCCAGTCCGTTGCCTTCACTGTGCCCACTGGCGTTTCTGGTTTTCCACCTGGGACGACCCAAGCTTTTGTCACGGAAACAATCGCCAGCGATAGCGTCATCACCGTCACGCCTCCTTCGGGCCCACCCGTCGTGGTCACCATCCCCCAGTCCGTTGCCTTCACTGTGCCCACTGGCGTTTCTGGTTTTCCACCTGGGACGACCCAAGCTTTTGTCACGGAAACAATCGCCAGCGATAGCGTCATCACCGTCACGCCTCCTTCGGGCCCACCCGTCGTGGTCACCATCCCCCAGTCCGTTGCCTTCACTGTGCCCACTGGCGTTTCTGGTTTTCCACCTGGGACGACCCAAGCTTTTGTCACGGAAACAATCGCCAGCGATAGCGTCATCACCGTCACGCCTCCTTCAGGTCCACCGGTGGTAGTCACCATTCCCGAGTCCATTGCCTTCACGGTGCCTACTGGCACTCCACCTTTTTCGGCTGGCTTGTCATCATCGACTTCTGGGACAgttcctcctcaaacagTGATTGTGTCTCAAGTCACCATCAGCCAGACCATTTCTCTTGGACCCGGCTCCTCCacggttgttgctgtgacaACACAGGTCACTCTTCCAGCTGACTCGACCCCTACATTATCGGAATCTGGTGTCCTTGTTACACCTTCCCTGGCCACATACACCATCGCTGACTCCTATGGGAATCCAACAATCTTGACTCAATGGACAATCGTTCCTGTCTCGCCTTCAAGCTCCAGCgcaggcggcggcggaggcgatgGAGTGGACGGAACTTTGAGCAGTCCAACTGGGACGGTTCaattcatcaccatctcgcCAATTGCGCCCGCCTCTGTGATCACGATACTGCCATCGGTGGCCCCGTCAGTCATCACCATTTGGCCATCGACAGACAGCTTCTTGACGTCGTTTGTTTCGTCAACTTTAGAGGGGCAGTCTGGCAGTGCCTCTCCGTCCGAGATCACCCTCTGGCCTTTGCCAACTTCGACTGACACCACTTGCACAACTTTTTCGACGGGGCACGGCTCTCCAACAATCTCGGGCCTGGGTTCGGCGACGTCCCCATCCTCACTGTCTGTCATCACACTATGGCCATCGACTGCCAGTCCTCCCTACTCTGTGATCACAATCTGGCCGTCGGCGGGAGACAGCGCCCTAGCTGGCTGGCCTACGACAAGCACTTGCAACGAGTCTCCGGCCATTCTGACGTCGGTTATTCTCTTGAGCTCGGTCTCTACTCCCTTCACGCCTTTTGGGACCCCGGCGATCTCCCAGAGCAGCGATTccggtgtggtggtgtcacCCACAGAGACAGGACAGGCTTTGGGCTCCCAGGGATTGGACACTTCAGCCGGTGCCCTTCCTGAAAGCACCGAGTTGCCGGCTTCGCAGCCTGAAAATACCGAGTTGCCGGCTTCGCAGCCTGAAAATACCGAGTCTCCTCCTTCGCAGCCCGAGAACACTGAAGCTCCTGCCAATGAATCCGAGGATTTGATGCCTCCACCGCAAACCCAATTCAACCGTCATGGGCAACACGCAAGGACCACCACGTTGGTTGTTCTGTCTGACAGCACTTTTGGCGGCTATGCCTTCAGCAGTCCGGCCGCAGACTATGGTGGCCTTCCTCCAGGGTACGGGAACCCCGTGGAAACAGCTCAGGCGTCTTCCAGCCAAGGCATTTTCTTCACGGATTCCAGTCTGCCGGTCTCACAGCCCGCGTCGGTTGATATCAGCTTCACCGCGTCTGTTCTTCCAATCTCGACGACTTCCACCGCAGATCTGGCGGCCATGTTGTCATCAATCATGTCTGTCCTTTCGCCCAATGCCACCATTGTCTCTGGACCAGGGCCTGTCTTGACCTCTGTTCCAGCTGCTTCGGACAACAGCACGTCATCTACTCAGCCAAgtctcacctccaccacctacGCATCATCGAGCAGCGATCTCTTGTTGACTTCAGACAGTATTGTACCAACAGTCACAGCATTGCCAACAACCGCCAGCTCTTTGCTAGCCAATATTTCCAGCCTCACTGCAGCCCCCATTGCCACAAGTCTTGCCAGCACTAGCCCGAATGTGAGCACTTCCAGCCGAGGACTTCCTGGTTCAACATGCGGCGCGGTTGGAGATCGGGGAGCAGTGGTGTTCAAGGTatgtcttggtgttgtctctcttttctcaCAACCGAAGCACTGACCGTATTGGAGTTTGATGACATCCCTACCATTTCGACCGACAACGACACCGAGGCCAGCAGCTTCCCATCGATGCCAGTACCCTTCCCGTATCACcgattcttcttctccaatGGCTTCAGTGTCGTTCCCCCGCCTCGCACCAAGTTCAAGGCTTCCTCTGGCCAGCAGCTGATCCAGCACAATTCTTCGGTGTCGCCAGTCGCCGAGTTTGGTCTCGCTGAGCTGCGCTCCAATCCCTGCTTTCACTTCAGCTTTTTGGGTGTCAGTCTTGGCTGCGACTCTACATCTGACCCCTGTGTTTTCAACATGACGGGTCTGCGCTGGAACGGCACCGAGGACGTTGTCGAGGCACGCCATACCTTTGAGGTGGCTGCTTGCTCCAAGAAGACCGACTGCAGCCTCAGCCATCAGATTCTGGACTCGGCGGCTGCGTTGCCATTCTCCAATCTGACTTCACTCAACATTTCGTTGTCAGTGGCTGGCAAGCCAGAGACATGGTGGGCGGATGACTTGCAAATTGCTTGGGCCGACAACGACTGCACAGTGGCGGCGTGCCGGTCGCGTGTGCCAAACACGATCATGATTCCGCGCATTTCACAACCGTTTGCCAGTCGAGCCAAGAGACTGTTGCGATGGGCGGTCCGCGGCAAGGATGACAAGTTTTATTGATTCGACACTCCAGTTTTGTCCCAATTTTGATGCACACGGGATGTGCCAATATGTCTGATATCATTTGCATGTTTTGCTGACTGGCAGTCAGCGCCGAGGCTGATGGTGGGTTGTCTGATTTGGTGGCTGAGAATTGGAAGACTAGATAATGAGGTTATGGTGGGAATTTTGACAGATAACATGATGGACTGGTGCGTGCTGGGGAATGGTGTagatggacgaggaggagccgggaTCTTTTTTGACTGTACATGTACTTATAGGACACGAGTGGTTGTGGGAGAACAAATGAAGGAATGCTTGCTCAATACTGTGTGGATGTGGCTGTTGTGTGGGTGTCTTGCTTGTCTTGCTGCCGATGTTGTTTTTGTGAACGACGACAAGAACCACATCAGATGTTGTCAATGATTCAAAGCCAGGTATAGAAGGGAAGTATGGGCGGTGCAAGGCAACGGCTAGTGTATTCTTTGTCATCAAGTCATGAAGCCACCAAACCAGGAGGCCGTCGTGGTTTTatatcgtcatcatcatgaccgTCCTGGTATTCCTCCCAACCAAAGTCGGGCAAAGATAGCTATGCCGCTGCAAGTCAAATCCCAAACTCGGGTTCCCCTCGCAAAACAAAGCAAATGCCAAACTCCCAGCGAAGCCAGGTATCTGCAAGACAAAGAGTCTTCTCGGCTGTTCAAGCTGTGGTGTCGCTGTGTCAGCACAATGCTCATCttgggaagagagagagagagagagagagagacatgATTTGCCAATTGCTTACCGCTCGGTCAAAGCTGGGAAGAcgaggccttcttcatcatggccCTTCGCTCGCGGCGAGaggggcagcggcggcggcggcaggcggCACGCTTGCTCTCGGCGAGGTCCTCGGGCGTGGTGCAGGCGGAGCACTTGCGGGCGTTTTTGAGGCGctcgaggaggtggcgggggcGGCACTCGGGGGTGCCCACGTGGGCGCAGGGGCGGTcgaagagggggatgtggaaggTGTGGCCGCAGGTGTGGATTATGCGTTGGTAGTAGCACATCTTTTGGGGgtaggggtggtggtgggttgtcaAGATGGAAGTTTGAGGGTTTGGTTGATGGACTAGGTACCCAAGGCAAAGAGATtggttgagatgagatgagggggtagttttggaggagagaagagacgagaggagttggatgggattttggagaggccattgtgtgtgtgtgtgtgtttggaTTGTGAATTGGTGGTTGACTTGAGAAGGAACGATTGAAGGCGATGGCAATGGGAGAGTTATTGTGCCTGTTGTgcggggctggaggggggtgtttaTTATGGGAGTTGAGAGGGTCGGGTCTTTGAAAGATAATGGGATTGGTGGGTTCTATTGGTGATAATGGATTGTGTTGGATGTTTCAAGTTCTCATTGTTGGTTGTCTATGCATGGAAGGTAGACTTGTGTGACATGAGAAGGTTTGTTGATTCACCCCTGAAGGTAGTGGTAGACTTGTTCACGGCTGTTGTCAGCCCTCCACACTATGTCATTGGAGCCCTACCTACACAATCATCACAAGCCTGGATAGGTAGGCAGGCAACCAACTGCCGGGTGGAGATGTGCTCTTGCCACAGACAAACAGAAATGAGCCAATTTGTTGCTTTTGGTTGGAGCGCGCATGGCATGCAAGCTAATGTATGTTTTTTTGGAGCCTCAATTTCTCCGATTGAAGGTTACAGTGGGAAGTGGACCCCCAGTGGGGCTGCCACATGGCTGTCAGCGATGGTTCGAGTTGCGACAAGGCCTGCTGAGCGGGAGGAGCCTCCCACGATAAGGTACAGCAGAGGAGAACTTGTGCGACCAAAGCCAGGCATGCATGATGAGTGGAATTGGGCCGgtacccccttttttttcctttctaAATCTAATTGCAGGTCCCAATCCACAGAGCTGCTCCAGATGCTCGGAAACTCAGCCGAACTCGGCATAGATAaaccagcagccagccagctccaCCGGGATGCCGATTTGCCCCAACACGCTACCAAGTAGCCATTCGATGGTGTCGGGGCCTTTGCAGTTTCCGCCGGACGGCAAAGAGGCAACAAAAATCTCGGCATCAATGTTGGAAGCTCTCGGTGCCGTCAACGCAAGCTTTCCATTGGAAAATAAAATGGACATGACCACCCAC
The sequence above is a segment of the Podospora pseudoanserina strain CBS 124.78 chromosome 5, whole genome shotgun sequence genome. Coding sequences within it:
- a CDS encoding hypothetical protein (EggNog:ENOG503P519), producing the protein MRVHASVGALASLAWLSSAAAVPRAEDWALIDTTCTTTTSGQATVIVLPGESAASYTLPSVFTFTLPADGGAGSGSLVSSGLVNGPSFASSTCESSETPLVPAIPTPSAPVISTVTVPVLTVTLPSPPLSSTGPDATPVATATVPGEAASNSVGVVTVTIPEGPSATATVVLTVTVPQGSGSPGAWSTIITAPGVSGASAGPLVTVTIFTSPASAAPGSPTTSIDWWGSDSTAFVTIPLDTGYGSDISLAPYTLTYTLPVAPGLTDLSIATVTVTPADLSIPTGVGPFATETLSSGVSSWSYVPAPPGTSVVSFTVSASGTIPGYTGVITVTPGMSWGLPTPVSVSGDQSGTATPTAPALVTVTVTSPSQLPTPSSAPSVVTVTPSLGLPAPSIVTVAPSVITTTPSVITATPSSGLPTPSIVAVTYTVPASLGSPASEYTVTYTVSPEGYNGGGPSTVSVPAPWTFTIVPTGDSGTPIVVTWPSEQPGPVTVTVTPPTSQVVTTVAPSASQTIVTVTPGVEPASPGLVVTTITPLSGTPVVITLPDTGTPLAPATSAWTTQAFITETIVSNSVVTVTPPSGPPVVVTIPQSVAFTVPTGVSGFPPGTTQAFVTETIASDSVITVTPPSGPPVVVTIPESIAFTVPTGTPPFSAGLSSSTSGTVPPQTVIVSQVTISQTISLGPGSSTVVAVTTQVTLPADSTPTLSESGVLVTPSLATYTIADSYGNPTILTQWTIVPVSPSSSSAGGGGGDGVDGTLSSPTGTVQFITISPIAPASVITILPSVAPSVITIWPSTDSFLTSFVSSTLEGQSGSASPSEITLWPLPTSTDTTCTTFSTGHGSPTISGLGSATSPSSLSVITLWPSTASPPYSVITIWPSAGDSALAGWPTTSTCNESPAILTSVILLSSVSTPFTPFGTPAISQSSDSGVVVSPTETGQALGSQGLDTSAGALPESTELPASQPENTESPPSQPENTEAPANESEDLMPPPQTQFNRHGQHARTTTLVVLSDSTFGGYAFSSPAADYGGLPPGYGNPVETAQASSSQGIFFTDSSLPVSQPASVDISFTASVLPISTTSTADLAAMLSSIMSVLSPNATIVSGPGPVLTSVPAASDNSTSSTQPSLTSTTYASSSSDLLLTSDSIVPTVTALPTTASSLLANISSLTAAPIATSLASTSPNVSTSSRGLPGSTCGAVGDRGAVVFKFDDIPTISTDNDTEASSFPSMPVPFPYHRFFFSNGFSVVPPPRTKFKASSGQQLIQHNSSVSPVAEFGLAELRSNPCFHFSFLGVSLGCDSTSDPCVFNMTGLRWNGTEDVVEARHTFEVAACSKKTDCSLSHQILDSAAALPFSNLTSLNISLSVAGKPETWWADDLQIAWADNDCTVAACRSRVPNTIMIPRISQPFASRAKRLLRWAVRGKDDKFY
- a CDS encoding hypothetical protein (EggNog:ENOG503PQZB), whose amino-acid sequence is MCYYQRIIHTCGHTFHIPLFDRPCAHVGTPECRPRHLLERLKNARKCSACTTPEDLAESKRAACRRRRCPSRRERRAMMKKASSSQL